The Acetomicrobium flavidum genome window below encodes:
- a CDS encoding amino acid ABC transporter permease — protein MKETIALIEKSLPTLLEGTFVTIKLTVLIVAMSLVLGLIVAFCHTYGNRPLRACAAVYDRIFRSIPELVLLLLVFYGLPGAGIRLSPFYASVLALGLRSTAYMAQIYRGSFMAVGSDQLTAAYSLGMSEYKAFAYVIFPQAIRTFIPPFANEYAIILKDTSLAYAIGVVELLRQGQYIIAVEYKPLPIFLVIAAIYFVLTFGVTRLLKRLEEKLKLPGIGV, from the coding sequence TTGAAGGAAACCATTGCCTTGATCGAAAAGTCCCTCCCAACCCTGCTGGAAGGGACTTTCGTCACAATTAAGTTGACCGTGCTCATCGTTGCCATGAGCCTTGTTTTAGGGCTTATAGTCGCCTTTTGCCACACTTACGGAAACAGGCCGCTTCGGGCATGTGCCGCCGTCTACGACAGGATATTTCGAAGCATTCCGGAGCTGGTATTGCTTTTGCTGGTCTTTTACGGCCTGCCCGGAGCGGGCATCAGGCTGAGTCCCTTTTACGCTTCAGTGCTCGCATTGGGGCTGCGCTCGACGGCCTACATGGCCCAAATTTATAGGGGAAGCTTCATGGCAGTGGGGTCAGATCAGCTCACGGCCGCCTACTCACTTGGCATGAGCGAATACAAGGCCTTTGCGTATGTCATATTTCCGCAGGCAATCAGGACGTTCATACCCCCCTTTGCCAATGAATACGCCATAATACTCAAGGATACGTCTCTTGCTTACGCCATAGGCGTCGTGGAGCTGCTCAGGCAGGGGCAGTACATCATCGCCGTGGAATATAAGCCTCTGCCGATCTTTTTGGTCATAGCTGCCATATATTTCGTCTTGACCTTCGGGGTCACCAGGCTGCTTAAAAGGTTGGAAGAAAAGCTCAAACTTCCCGGAATAGGAGTGTAA
- a CDS encoding YfcC family protein: MRVKLAMPHTYVLLFLIVIIVAIGTYFVPAGQFDRYKDEATGRTLVDPQSFHYVEQSPVGVLDVFASVPKGMVEAAEVIFFIFVVGGAFTIIQATGAIDAGISKVVLMLRSKEKLLIPTTMFVFSLGGLSFGMSEETIVFIPMGVALARAVGFDPIVGTAMISTGAAVGFAGGVLNPFTVGVAQSISELPLFSGIGFRTVGYILIFIVACYYVMRYASKVKQDPKNSLVWDLMAEEEGEQGKSEDVKLTTSHKLVLLVMGLLFAFMIYGVMAKGYYIMELASIFLAMGVISGLIGGLSPNAIARLFVKGSESIAFGALVVGVARAILVVMTDGQIIDTVIYYLANAVYHLPKSLTAAGMFWVQAAIDFFIPSGSGQAMATMPIMSPLADLIGVTRQTAVLAYQYGDGFTNQLFPTSGVLMATLGMAKIPYERWLKFIWPIMVFWFIVGTGMVIVGSMIGYGPF; the protein is encoded by the coding sequence ATGCGTGTTAAGTTGGCAATGCCTCATACTTACGTGCTTTTATTTTTGATCGTTATCATAGTGGCCATAGGCACCTACTTTGTGCCTGCGGGACAGTTCGACAGATACAAGGACGAAGCTACAGGTCGTACTCTTGTAGATCCTCAAAGCTTTCACTACGTCGAGCAATCGCCCGTTGGCGTTTTGGACGTCTTTGCCTCCGTGCCAAAGGGCATGGTGGAGGCAGCCGAGGTCATATTTTTCATCTTCGTGGTGGGCGGAGCCTTCACGATAATCCAGGCGACGGGGGCCATCGATGCGGGGATATCCAAGGTCGTCTTGATGCTGAGGAGCAAGGAAAAGCTGCTCATCCCCACCACGATGTTCGTCTTTTCCCTCGGAGGGTTGTCCTTTGGCATGTCCGAGGAGACGATAGTCTTTATCCCCATGGGAGTGGCTCTGGCAAGGGCCGTCGGGTTTGACCCCATAGTTGGTACTGCCATGATATCCACCGGGGCTGCCGTGGGTTTTGCCGGAGGAGTCCTTAATCCCTTTACGGTGGGGGTGGCTCAAAGCATATCCGAGCTTCCGCTTTTTTCCGGGATAGGATTTAGGACCGTAGGTTACATTCTTATCTTCATCGTGGCCTGCTATTACGTGATGCGTTATGCCTCCAAGGTTAAGCAAGACCCGAAAAACAGCTTGGTTTGGGACTTAATGGCCGAAGAAGAAGGCGAGCAAGGAAAAAGCGAGGATGTCAAACTGACCACCTCTCACAAACTGGTGCTGTTAGTCATGGGTTTGCTTTTTGCCTTCATGATATATGGGGTAATGGCCAAAGGTTACTACATCATGGAACTTGCCTCGATATTTCTGGCCATGGGCGTAATTAGCGGGCTTATAGGCGGCCTTTCTCCCAACGCCATAGCCAGGCTGTTCGTGAAGGGTTCGGAGAGCATCGCCTTTGGAGCCCTTGTTGTGGGCGTCGCCAGGGCAATTCTGGTGGTGATGACCGATGGACAGATCATCGACACCGTCATTTACTACCTGGCCAATGCAGTCTATCATCTGCCCAAGTCTCTTACCGCTGCCGGCATGTTTTGGGTTCAGGCTGCGATTGACTTCTTCATTCCTTCGGGGAGCGGACAGGCCATGGCGACGATGCCGATAATGTCTCCTCTGGCTGACCTCATAGGCGTCACCAGACAAACTGCCGTGTTGGCATACCAATATGGCGACGGATTTACAAACCAGCTGTTCCCAACCTCAGGTGTGCTTATGGCCACCTTGGGCATGGCAAAGATTCCCTATGAAAGATGGCTTAAGTTCATATGGCCGATAATGGTCTTCTGGTTCATCGTCGGTACCGGCATGGTGATCGTGGGATCGATGATAGGATACGGGCCGTTTTAG
- a CDS encoding IclR family transcriptional regulator: MAKASSKTDTVGKIAAIMRLLCSSNDTYSLREIEGFTGIPKSTLHRLLKSLEKEEWVYADPKTDQFRPGVGFFLLHNEKLFHQALIGAASEEMKRLVAETQKTAILSVLEGRRGLCIYHVEPACPVKYVARRGMSIPLHVSATGKVLLAFSPMEVRERIISCDLPPEVDKDRLRQELEYIRRQGFAYSREEWLTHAGDISVPLFDRRGNFLAQLGLAGLVTSFDGQEETIIKKLKEAADRIKGKL, encoded by the coding sequence ATGGCCAAGGCTTCCTCAAAGACGGATACCGTCGGCAAGATAGCAGCCATCATGAGGCTGCTGTGTTCCTCGAACGATACCTATAGCCTGCGAGAGATAGAAGGCTTTACGGGCATACCGAAAAGCACGCTGCATCGCCTGCTCAAGTCTCTCGAAAAGGAAGAATGGGTTTATGCCGACCCCAAGACCGACCAATTTCGCCCCGGAGTCGGTTTTTTCCTCCTCCACAACGAAAAGCTCTTTCATCAGGCCTTGATCGGCGCCGCCTCAGAGGAGATGAAACGCCTGGTTGCCGAAACCCAGAAGACGGCCATACTAAGCGTCTTGGAAGGGCGAAGGGGCCTTTGCATATACCACGTAGAACCTGCATGTCCCGTCAAATACGTTGCTCGCCGCGGGATGAGCATACCCTTGCACGTGAGCGCCACCGGAAAGGTCCTTTTGGCCTTCAGCCCGATGGAGGTGCGCGAACGCATCATCTCCTGCGACCTGCCGCCCGAGGTGGACAAAGACCGCCTGAGACAAGAGCTTGAATACATACGAAGACAGGGCTTTGCCTACAGCCGTGAGGAATGGCTCACGCATGCCGGAGACATCAGTGTGCCCCTTTTTGACCGAAGGGGCAACTTCTTGGCCCAGCTTGGTCTGGCAGGCTTAGTTACGAGCTTCGACGGGCAGGAAGAGACGATCATAAAAAAGCTAAAGGAAGCTGCCGATCGAATTAAAGGCAAGCTATAA
- a CDS encoding amino acid ABC transporter ATP-binding protein, giving the protein MSDKPLLRIINLKKRFGDKVVLDGVSFDLYKGETKVIIGPSGTGKSTLLKSINRLVVPDEGEIWLEDTEITKCKNINAIRQQIGYVFQDFGLFHHLTALENIMIGLTKVKKIPKKEAMERARYELNRVGLSGIEDLYPAQLSGGQKQRVAIARALAMDPKLMLFDEPTSALDPELIGEVLAVMQGLAEADMTMLVVTHEMGFARSVSDEIIFLENGRIVEQGPPERMFTQPKHPRTREFLFKLRELYGEGGR; this is encoded by the coding sequence ATGTCGGACAAACCGCTGCTTAGGATAATAAACTTAAAGAAGCGCTTCGGCGACAAGGTCGTCTTGGATGGGGTTTCCTTTGACCTGTATAAAGGCGAGACCAAGGTGATCATAGGCCCAAGCGGCACGGGAAAAAGCACCTTGCTTAAGTCCATAAACCGCCTGGTCGTCCCGGACGAGGGCGAAATATGGCTTGAGGACACCGAGATCACCAAGTGCAAGAACATCAACGCCATTCGACAGCAAATAGGCTACGTCTTCCAGGACTTCGGGCTGTTTCATCACCTCACTGCCCTTGAAAACATCATGATAGGCCTGACCAAGGTCAAAAAGATCCCCAAAAAAGAGGCCATGGAGCGCGCCCGTTACGAGCTAAACAGGGTCGGCCTGTCGGGGATCGAGGACCTTTACCCCGCTCAGCTTTCGGGGGGTCAAAAACAGAGGGTCGCCATTGCCAGGGCTTTGGCCATGGACCCCAAACTCATGCTTTTTGACGAGCCCACGTCGGCATTAGACCCTGAGCTCATAGGAGAGGTCTTGGCAGTCATGCAGGGGCTGGCCGAAGCCGACATGACCATGCTCGTCGTTACCCATGAGATGGGCTTTGCCCGTTCCGTATCGGACGAGATAATATTCTTGGAAAACGGCAGGATCGTAGAACAGGGACCTCCCGAAAGGATGTTCACGCAGCCTAAGCATCCGCGAACCCGGGAGTTTTTGTTTAAGCTGCGGGAACTTTACGGCGAAGGCGGCAGGTAG
- a CDS encoding basic amino acid ABC transporter substrate-binding protein — protein MKKCLFYLSMIALVLFAAITPAVAKTYVVGTSADFPPFEYIKDGQIVGFDIDLIKAIAKSQGFDVKFQDISFDSLIPGLTAGTIDIVASGMTITEERKKVVDFTEPYYSANQAVLVKKGSGKNVTVLFGNHKIAVQTGTTGDLWVEENLEKTGILKGKVTRFDTFVLAIQDLINGNVDAVVLDTPVAKRYMAENPVTMVAEIITGEEYGIAVAKGNKDLLDKLNKGLKEIKANGKLDELLKKYF, from the coding sequence ATGAAAAAGTGTTTATTTTATCTGTCGATGATAGCGTTGGTGCTGTTTGCGGCCATCACGCCCGCTGTGGCCAAGACCTACGTGGTGGGCACCAGCGCCGATTTCCCGCCTTTTGAGTACATCAAAGACGGCCAAATAGTGGGCTTTGACATCGACCTAATCAAGGCGATCGCCAAAAGCCAGGGCTTCGACGTGAAGTTTCAGGACATCAGCTTCGATTCCCTAATACCCGGGCTAACGGCCGGCACAATCGACATAGTCGCATCGGGCATGACAATTACCGAGGAGAGAAAGAAGGTCGTAGACTTCACGGAACCCTACTACTCCGCTAACCAGGCCGTATTGGTCAAAAAGGGAAGCGGCAAAAACGTGACCGTGCTTTTCGGCAACCACAAGATAGCCGTACAGACGGGAACGACGGGAGACCTATGGGTCGAGGAAAACCTGGAAAAGACGGGCATACTCAAGGGAAAAGTCACCAGGTTTGATACCTTCGTGCTGGCCATACAGGACCTCATAAACGGAAACGTCGACGCCGTCGTATTGGATACCCCGGTGGCTAAGCGCTACATGGCCGAAAACCCCGTCACGATGGTTGCCGAGATAATAACCGGCGAGGAATACGGAATTGCCGTCGCCAAGGGCAATAAAGACTTACTTGACAAGCTTAACAAGGGCTTAAAGGAAATAAAGGCCAATGGCAAGCTCGACGAGCTTTTAAAGAAATACTTTTAA
- a CDS encoding urocanate hydratase produces the protein MTIKLPPELPEYPPFEPNVRRAPDRGFTLTQKEAELALKNALRYVPEELHEKLAPEFMEELVTRGRIYGYRFRPKGRIWGRPIDEYKSNCIEGKAFQVMIDNNLDFEVALYPYELVTYGETGQVCQNWMQYRLIKMYLEMLDQDHTLVVMSGHPLGLFKSHPEAPRVVITNGLLVGLYDNQEDWHRGMQLGVTNYGQMTAGGWMYIGPQGIVHGTYNTILNAGRLHLGLKPGEDMRGHLFISSGLGGMSGAQPKACEIAGAVGIIAEVDPSRIETRRKQGWVSYVSSDLDEVFRVANEHLKKKEPISIAYYGNIVDLLEYVVKNGIKAELISDQTSCHAAYDGGYCPQGLTFEERTKMLSEDRERFKQLVDKSLRKHFELIKTLVDRGAYFFDYGNSFMKAVYDAGVKEICKNGVDERDGFIFPSYVEDIMGPLLFDYGYGPFRWVCLSGKHEDLLKTDKAALECIDPNRRPQDRDNYNWIRDADKNNLVVGTQARILYADAHLRYVIAHKFNEMVRKGEIGPVMLGRDHHDTGGTDSPFRETANIKDGSNIAADMAVQCYAGNAARGMSLVALHNGGGVGIGKAINGGFGLVLDGSERIDRIIDRAIPWDVLVGVARRSWARNSGAMEVAREVNEKLRQDYHITLPYIPDDTLVAETVAETLKKKNK, from the coding sequence ATGACGATCAAGCTTCCCCCCGAACTTCCCGAATACCCTCCCTTTGAGCCAAACGTAAGGCGCGCTCCCGACAGAGGATTTACTCTAACCCAAAAGGAGGCGGAACTGGCTTTAAAGAATGCCCTTCGCTACGTCCCCGAGGAGCTGCACGAAAAGCTCGCGCCCGAGTTCATGGAAGAGCTAGTCACCAGAGGTCGCATCTACGGCTACCGCTTCAGGCCGAAGGGAAGAATCTGGGGACGACCCATCGACGAGTACAAGAGCAACTGCATCGAAGGAAAGGCCTTTCAGGTGATGATCGACAACAACCTCGATTTCGAAGTGGCGCTTTATCCTTACGAGCTTGTGACCTACGGCGAGACGGGGCAGGTCTGCCAAAACTGGATGCAGTACAGGTTAATCAAGATGTACCTGGAGATGTTAGACCAAGACCATACCTTGGTGGTCATGTCAGGACATCCCTTAGGGCTTTTTAAGTCTCATCCTGAGGCTCCAAGGGTCGTCATCACCAACGGCTTGCTGGTGGGCCTTTACGATAATCAGGAAGACTGGCACAGGGGCATGCAGCTTGGCGTCACCAACTACGGTCAGATGACGGCAGGCGGCTGGATGTACATAGGCCCCCAGGGCATAGTGCACGGCACTTACAACACCATACTCAACGCAGGAAGGCTGCACCTGGGCCTTAAGCCCGGCGAGGACATGCGCGGACATCTCTTCATCTCCTCAGGGTTGGGCGGCATGAGCGGCGCTCAGCCCAAGGCCTGCGAGATAGCCGGGGCCGTCGGCATCATAGCCGAAGTGGATCCGTCGAGGATCGAGACGCGAAGGAAACAGGGCTGGGTATCCTACGTTTCGTCTGACCTGGACGAGGTATTTCGCGTGGCAAACGAACACCTAAAGAAAAAGGAGCCCATATCCATCGCCTACTATGGAAACATCGTGGATCTCCTGGAATACGTCGTCAAAAACGGAATAAAGGCCGAGCTCATATCCGACCAGACGTCGTGTCATGCTGCCTACGACGGCGGCTACTGCCCCCAGGGGCTGACCTTCGAGGAACGAACTAAGATGCTTTCCGAGGACAGGGAAAGGTTCAAACAGCTCGTCGACAAAAGCCTGCGCAAGCACTTCGAGCTCATAAAGACACTGGTGGATCGCGGAGCGTACTTCTTCGACTACGGCAACTCCTTCATGAAGGCAGTCTACGACGCCGGCGTGAAAGAAATTTGCAAAAACGGCGTCGACGAAAGGGACGGCTTCATATTTCCCTCTTACGTCGAAGACATCATGGGACCGCTCCTTTTCGATTACGGATATGGGCCTTTCAGGTGGGTGTGCCTGTCAGGTAAGCACGAAGACCTGCTTAAGACGGACAAGGCAGCCCTTGAATGCATCGACCCCAACCGCAGGCCGCAGGACAGGGATAACTACAACTGGATCAGGGACGCCGACAAAAACAATCTTGTCGTCGGAACGCAGGCCAGAATTCTTTACGCCGATGCTCATTTAAGATACGTCATTGCACATAAGTTCAACGAGATGGTGCGAAAGGGCGAAATAGGCCCCGTCATGCTTGGCAGAGACCACCACGACACGGGCGGCACTGACTCGCCCTTCAGGGAGACGGCCAACATCAAGGACGGAAGCAACATCGCTGCCGACATGGCCGTGCAGTGCTACGCAGGAAACGCCGCCAGGGGGATGTCTTTGGTCGCTCTCCATAATGGCGGCGGAGTCGGCATAGGCAAGGCGATCAACGGAGGGTTTGGCCTCGTTTTGGATGGCAGTGAGCGCATCGATCGCATAATCGACAGGGCGATCCCCTGGGACGTGCTCGTAGGCGTGGCAAGAAGATCCTGGGCAAGAAACAGCGGCGCCATGGAGGTTGCCCGCGAGGTCAACGAAAAGCTCAGACAAGATTATCACATCACCCTACCCTACATACCCGACGACACCCTGGTCGCCGAAACCGTTGCCGAAACTTTAAAGAAGAAAAACAAATAA
- a CDS encoding YjiH family protein, whose protein sequence is MSQNHTFEGRTIENKLTYSFSAMRFILFSLFGLFMFFYPLKIGSVSSIPVDHIITFIRNYFPTAAKVYTIAVMIVGAALPFIRKTWNRSKSDIFFSLAKVMGAFIGPMIFFNVGPSFLLDKSVGPFLLSSLAVPVSLVIPIGSVFLAFLTGYGLLEFTGVFMAPVMRALFKTPGRSAIDAIASFVGSYSVGLIITNNIYRRSLYSAREAAIIATGFSTVSATFMLVVAKTLKIMDYWMLFFVVSMIVTFVVTAITARLWPLSAIPDSYYDGSSKRAKEERGGFSFKRAWQAGVMTAMEAPSIGQTIKDNFKEGLNMAFAVIPSIISIGFLGLMTAKYTPIFDIVGYIYYPLFKLFNIPEAMLAAKACAVSLAEMFLPAILVANTGIDPGLVFRFTIAVISISEVLFFSGIIPCIMGTDIPLKIKDLIVIWFERVALSILVTIPIAMLLF, encoded by the coding sequence ATGTCTCAGAATCACACATTCGAGGGTCGCACGATCGAAAATAAGCTAACTTACAGCTTTTCTGCAATGCGCTTTATATTATTTAGCCTATTTGGCCTTTTTATGTTTTTCTATCCCCTTAAGATCGGTTCTGTCTCCTCAATTCCGGTTGATCATATCATCACTTTTATAAGAAATTATTTTCCTACTGCAGCGAAAGTATATACGATCGCTGTCATGATAGTTGGCGCTGCCCTGCCCTTTATCCGAAAGACCTGGAACCGCTCCAAAAGCGACATCTTTTTCTCCCTTGCAAAGGTAATGGGAGCCTTCATAGGACCGATGATATTTTTCAACGTAGGTCCTTCTTTTCTGCTTGATAAAAGCGTCGGCCCCTTCCTTCTTTCAAGCCTGGCCGTTCCCGTGAGCCTGGTTATCCCTATAGGGTCGGTGTTTTTGGCGTTTCTGACAGGATACGGTCTTCTTGAGTTTACGGGCGTTTTCATGGCGCCGGTAATGAGAGCTCTATTTAAAACCCCGGGCAGATCTGCTATAGATGCCATCGCATCCTTCGTGGGAAGCTACTCGGTGGGCCTCATCATAACCAATAACATATACAGGCGAAGCCTTTATTCGGCCAGAGAAGCCGCAATCATAGCCACGGGGTTTTCCACGGTCTCTGCAACCTTTATGCTCGTGGTAGCCAAGACGCTTAAGATCATGGATTACTGGATGCTGTTTTTCGTTGTCTCCATGATCGTCACTTTCGTCGTCACTGCAATAACCGCAAGGCTGTGGCCCCTCAGTGCGATACCTGACAGCTATTACGACGGAAGCAGCAAGAGGGCCAAGGAAGAAAGAGGCGGATTTTCGTTCAAGCGCGCCTGGCAGGCAGGTGTGATGACAGCCATGGAGGCACCATCCATAGGGCAAACGATCAAGGACAACTTCAAAGAGGGTTTAAATATGGCTTTTGCCGTGATTCCTTCCATAATATCGATCGGGTTTTTGGGCCTCATGACGGCAAAGTATACTCCAATTTTCGACATCGTTGGCTATATCTACTATCCACTTTTCAAGCTCTTTAACATTCCCGAGGCTATGCTGGCTGCAAAGGCTTGTGCCGTATCCCTGGCTGAGATGTTTCTTCCCGCAATATTAGTGGCCAACACAGGCATAGATCCCGGCCTTGTCTTTCGATTTACCATCGCCGTGATCTCCATATCCGAGGTCCTGTTCTTCTCAGGCATCATTCCCTGCATCATGGGAACAGACATCCCGCTAAAGATAAAAGACCTTATAGTGATATGGTTTGAAAGGGTTGCACTATCCATCCTCGTTACCATCCCCATAGCGATGCTGCTGTTTTAA
- a CDS encoding alanine/glycine:cation symporter family protein: MTGFLGCIEAFSTWLWGTPMIAVLAITGVFLSFRLRFFQVRYISYIFKQTLGKVFSKERLGEGTISPFQALTSALASTLGAGNIAGVSVAIYYGGPGAVFWMWVVATLGMATKFTETVLSLKYRERNEEGEYVGGPMYYMSKGLGWKWLGVWFALAFLVELFCSIMVQSNAIAGNIAESFGISSYIVGLGSMLFVAVVVLGGIKRIGNVTEKLVPFMALLYVGGVLVTMILDIGRLPEIIALIFHYAFSPHAPVGGFMGATIAQAMRWGFARGVYSNEAGMGTAPIAHATASTDHPVRQGLWSVTEVILDTVACTATAFAVLISGVWSSDIAAVNPSSLAAVALSKYFGNYGSGLVAVSLFLFVITTVLVLVYYAEKQVEFLFGLKPAKLSRYLYIAAIYIGAVGGAKFLWQFLDISLAMIVIPNVMVLLLLSRQVAELKDEFFGTPGKYYLKDVEGKALSLGLENATSSSYRKNGL, from the coding sequence GTGACAGGTTTTTTAGGGTGCATTGAGGCCTTCTCGACTTGGCTTTGGGGTACGCCGATGATAGCAGTTCTTGCCATCACAGGAGTATTTTTATCCTTCCGGCTTCGTTTCTTTCAGGTAAGGTACATATCTTATATCTTTAAGCAAACGCTGGGGAAGGTCTTTTCCAAGGAAAGGCTGGGCGAGGGCACTATCTCTCCTTTTCAGGCCTTGACCTCTGCCTTGGCGTCTACCTTGGGTGCCGGCAATATAGCCGGCGTGTCCGTGGCCATATATTACGGAGGCCCCGGAGCTGTATTTTGGATGTGGGTCGTAGCAACCCTGGGGATGGCTACCAAGTTCACCGAGACCGTCTTGAGCTTGAAATATAGGGAAAGAAACGAGGAAGGCGAATATGTAGGCGGTCCCATGTATTACATGTCCAAGGGTTTGGGTTGGAAGTGGCTTGGGGTCTGGTTTGCCCTCGCTTTTTTGGTCGAGCTTTTCTGCAGCATAATGGTGCAGTCCAACGCTATCGCGGGCAATATTGCGGAATCCTTTGGGATCTCGAGCTACATTGTAGGTCTGGGGTCGATGCTTTTCGTAGCAGTAGTTGTCCTTGGCGGCATCAAAAGGATAGGAAACGTCACGGAAAAGCTGGTGCCCTTCATGGCGCTGCTTTACGTCGGAGGGGTGCTGGTCACCATGATCCTGGATATAGGAAGGTTGCCAGAGATCATAGCGCTGATATTTCATTACGCTTTTTCGCCGCATGCTCCCGTTGGAGGTTTCATGGGCGCGACGATAGCGCAGGCCATGAGATGGGGCTTTGCCAGAGGAGTGTATTCCAACGAAGCCGGCATGGGCACGGCCCCCATAGCGCACGCTACGGCAAGCACCGACCATCCCGTAAGACAGGGCCTATGGTCTGTAACGGAAGTCATACTGGACACTGTCGCCTGCACGGCCACTGCCTTTGCCGTGCTTATATCAGGCGTTTGGAGCAGCGACATCGCTGCCGTTAATCCTTCCAGCCTGGCTGCCGTGGCCTTGAGCAAATATTTCGGCAACTACGGAAGCGGGCTGGTGGCCGTGAGCCTGTTTTTATTCGTCATCACAACGGTGTTGGTGTTGGTGTATTACGCGGAAAAGCAGGTGGAGTTTCTCTTTGGCTTGAAGCCCGCTAAGCTTTCGAGGTACTTATATATTGCAGCGATCTACATCGGCGCCGTTGGTGGGGCAAAGTTTCTGTGGCAATTTTTGGATATAAGCCTGGCCATGATAGTCATTCCTAACGTTATGGTGTTGCTGTTGCTTTCAAGGCAAGTTGCTGAGCTTAAAGACGAGTTCTTCGGCACGCCGGGCAAATATTACCTAAAGGACGTAGAAGGCAAGGCCTTATCACTTGGGCTCGAAAATGCAACGTCCAGCAGTTATCGTAAGAACGGGCTTTAA
- a CDS encoding amino acid ABC transporter permease → MPGFLGDFMIVDIFTTHFSTLMKGLAFTFELAVVSMLCGSLLGIFLALGRTFGAKPVSWLCAAYIELIRGTPLLAQLFILYFALPPYGIRLSAVTVAFLGFILNSAAYQAEYTRGSIQAVGSDQYMAAYSLGMSRWQTIFHVVLPQAVRWSIPAWTNEFIYLLKSTSIAYVIGAPDLLTQGKFIASRNYQFFRVYLIVAVIYLVIVLAAAWLVGKIEKRIEIPGFGHARDRR, encoded by the coding sequence ATGCCCGGATTTTTGGGAGACTTCATGATCGTAGACATATTTACGACCCATTTTTCCACGTTGATGAAGGGATTGGCCTTTACATTTGAGCTTGCCGTCGTCTCCATGCTTTGCGGAAGCCTGCTTGGGATATTTCTTGCCCTGGGAAGGACCTTTGGCGCTAAGCCTGTGTCGTGGTTGTGTGCCGCCTACATAGAGCTGATCAGGGGAACGCCACTTCTTGCGCAGCTTTTCATACTTTATTTTGCCCTTCCGCCCTACGGGATCAGGCTTTCTGCCGTGACAGTGGCTTTTTTGGGCTTCATACTGAATTCCGCAGCCTATCAGGCCGAATACACGCGCGGTTCCATACAGGCCGTGGGCTCAGACCAGTACATGGCGGCTTATTCATTGGGCATGAGCCGCTGGCAGACCATATTTCACGTTGTGCTGCCGCAGGCCGTCAGGTGGTCTATCCCTGCCTGGACCAACGAGTTCATATATCTGCTCAAATCCACCTCCATAGCCTACGTCATAGGCGCCCCGGACTTACTGACACAGGGAAAGTTCATCGCAAGCAGAAATTATCAGTTCTTCAGGGTCTACCTCATCGTTGCCGTCATCTACCTCGTCATTGTATTGGCGGCAGCTTGGCTCGTGGGCAAGATCGAAAAGAGGATCGAAATCCCGGGCTTCGGCCACGCCAGGGACAGGCGCTGA